Part of the Burkholderia humptydooensis genome, TCTTGCCGCCGCGCGCGGCGGCGCGGCGCTGCGCGATCAGCTCGTCGGGGTTTTCGCCGGCGAGCCGGCGCTCGACGTAGTCGATATCGTGCTGCAACTCCTTCTTCAGCGCGCGCACTTCCTTCAGTTCGCGCTGCGCGGCGGCGATGCGCGCATCGAGCGTCGCGATCTGCTGCGACAGATCCGCGTGGATATCGCGCAGCGACGCGTCCGAATAGCGCCGCCGTCCGTCGCCCGCCGGCTCGAGCGGGCGCTTGAGCATCTCGGTGATGCCGTGCAGCGAGAACCCGATCGCGCGCAGCCGCAGGATGCGCTCGAAGCGCTCGAGGTCCGCGGCGTCGTACAGCCGATAGCGGCCTTCGCTGCGCGACGGCGTGACGAGCCCGCGCTCCTCGTAGTACTTGAGCGTGCGCGGCGTCACGCCGAGCCGCTCGGCGGCGTCGCGCACGGTCAGAAGCAGGGTGGGCGGGGCGTCGCTCATGGCGCGGAATTCTCCGGATGACGAAGGATCGATGTCCGCGATTATAGATCAACGTGTACGTTCACGTACAAGTTTGCCGATAAAAAAACCGCCCGGGGAATCGGGCGGTTTTTCGCGCTGCGGGGCGTGCGGCCGGGAATCAGCCGCCGCGGCGCATCAGATCGAAGAACTCGGCGTTGTTCTTCGTCTGGCGGATCTTGTCGAGCAGGAATTCCATCGCCTCGACTTCGTCCATGTCATGGATGAACTTGCGCAGCACCCAGATCTTCTGAAGGATCTCGGGCTTGATCAGCATTTCCTCGCGGCGCGTGCCCGACTTGTTCAGGTTGATCGACGGATACACGCGCTTTTCCGCGAGACGGCGCTCGAGGTGCACCTCCATGTTGCCCGTGCCCTTGAACTCTTCGTAGATCACGTCGTCCATGCGGCTGCCGGTTTCGATCAGCGCGGTGCCGATGATCGTGAGCGAGCCGCCTTCCTCGATGTTGCGCGCCGCGCCGAAGAAGCGCTTCGGGCGCTGCAGCGCGTTCGCGTCGACGCCGCCCGTCAGCACCTTGCCCGACGCCGGGATCACGGTGTTGTACGCGCGCGCGAGGCGGGTGATCGAATCGAGCAGGATCACGACGTCGTGCTTCATCTCGACGAGGCGCTTGGCCTTTTCGATCACCATTTCGGCGACCTGCACGTGGCGCGTGGCCGGTTCGTCGAACGTCGACGCGATCACTTCGCCCGCCACCGAGCGCTGCATTTCGGTCACTTCTTCGGGGCGCTCGTCGATCAGCAGCACGAACAGGATCACGTCCGGGTGGTTCTGCTTGATCGCGTGCGCGATGTGCTGGAGCATCACGGTCTTGCCGGACTTCGGCGACGCGACGAGCAGGCCGCGCTGGCCCTTGCCGATCGGCGCGATCATGTCGATGATGCGGCCCGTCACGTTCTCCTCGCCGCGCATCTCGCGCTCGAGCCACAGCGGCTTGTTCGGGTGCAGCGGCGTGAGGTTCTCGAACATGATCTTGTGTTTCGAGGCCTCGGGCGGCTGCCCGTTGACTTTGTCGACCTTCACGAGCGCGAAGTAGCGCTCGCCGTCCTTCGGCGTGCGGACTTCGCCTTCGATCGTGTCGCCGGTGTGCAGGTTGAAGCGGCGGATCTGCGACGGGCTGATATAGATGTCATCCGTGCTCGCGAGGTACGACATTTCAGGCGAGCGCAGGAAGCCGAAGCCGTCGGGCAGCACTTCGAGCGTGCCGTCGCCGAAGATCGTTTCTCCCGTCTTGGCGCGCTTTTTGAGAATGGCGAACATCAACTCCTGCTTGCGCAGGCGGTTCGCGTTTTCGATCTCGAGGCCATTGGCCATTTCGATCAATTCGGAGACGTGCAGAGACTTGAGCTCGGATAAATGCATACGGAGATCCCGCCAGGGAGGAGATGCGACGAAAGATATAGGGAGGAGGGCGAGCGGAAGCGCTCAGAGACTTAAATGCGTCTTATCGACGTTTTTGATTCTAGCATAGGCCGATTCGGGCTTGAGCGACCGATCGGCGGATTTAACGGCGCACGTGTTGCCGGCTGACAACACGTGCGCCGCGGCGCATCTATTTAGAGATGGCTGTCCAGGAACGCGGTGAGCTGCGACTTTGAAAGCGCGCCGACCTTCTGCGCGGCGACCGCGCCGTTCTTGAAGAGGATCAGCGTCGGGATGCCGCGCACACCGAACTTCGCGGGCGTCGCCTGGTGGTCGTCGACGTTGATCTTCGCGATCTGCAGCCTGTCGCCGTAGTCCTTCGCGACTTCGTCGAGGATCGGGGCGATCATCTTGCACGGACCGCACCACTCGGCCCAGAAGTCCAGCAGGACCGGCTTGTCGGACTTGACGACGTCCTGCTCGAACGATGCGTCGCTGATGTGTTTGATCTGTTCGCTCATTGGGTCAATACCTCTTTCGGTTCGGGGACTGCCTGCGCCGGCCGCCCATGGGCCTTGCCGGTCGCCGGGGCAGGAAGCTCCGCTCTTGCGAAAAGAAGGGCGTGAGCGCTGCGTACCGCGGCTCGCGGGTCATTCGGGCGTCATATTAGCCTAAATCGCTATCCGCTGTTGATGGCGATAGTAGTCGTCATGCGAACAGGGATGTGATGCGGTTTCGGGCTTGCCGCCCGAGTGTGTCCCGCGTGTGTGTCAAATGGGAGCGGCGTCGTGAATTGCAAGGGGCGGGCGATGCGCGGCGCCGGCGCGCGCGGATGGGCGGAATCGGGCGCGCGACGCCGCGCGATTTGTCGTCTCGTATGCGAATAACGGTCGCGCGGCGCGCCAAGCGATGCTAGAATGCGCCGTGACGGGCCTCCTCGCATGGTGGGGCGGTCAACCTGGTCAGGTCGGGAACGAAGCAGCCACAGCCGTTTTCCGCCAGTGCCGAGGGTCGGGCTCGTCACCTTCCACTTGCTTCACCCGCATTCCGCTGCTCGCGTTCTTCCGTTTTCTCACCCTTTTTCTTCGCTTCCCTGATCGGCTCGATATGCGCGTGCTTCGCGGCATTCAACCTGTCGGCGCGGCGCAGCGTTGCTGATACAATTTCCCGATGACCTATCAAGTTCTCGCACGCAAGTGGCGTCCGAAGGATTTCGCTTCGCTCGTCGGCCAGGAGCACGTCGTCAGGGCGCTCACGCACGCGCTCGACGGCGGGCGTTTGCATCACGCCTATTTATTCACGGGCACGCGCGGCGTCGGCAAGACGACGCTGTCGCGCATCTTCGCGAAGGCGCTCAATTGCGAGACGGGCGTCACGTCGCAGCCGTGCGGCGTGTGCCGCGCGTGTCGCGAGATCGATGAAGGGCGCTTCGTCGACTACGTCGAAATGGACGCGGCGAGCAATCGCGGCGTCGACGAAATGGCCGCGCTGCTCGAGCGCGCGGTGTACGCGCCCGTCGATGCGCGCTTCAAGGTCTACATGATCGACGAAGTGCACATGCTGACGAACCACGCGTTCAACGCGATGCTGAAAACGCTCGAAGAGCCGCCGCCGCACGTCAAGTTCATCCTCGCGACGACCGACCCGCAAAAGATTCCCGTCACCGTGCTGTCGCGCTGCCTGCAGTTCAATCTGAAGCAGATGCCGGCCGGGCACATCGTGTCGCACCTCGAGCGGATTCTCGGCGAGGAGCGGATCGCGTTCGAGCCGCAGGCGCTGCGTCTTCTCGCGCGCGCGGCGCAGGGCAGCATGCGCGATGCGCTGTCGCTGACCGATCAGGCGATCGCGTATTCGGCGAACGAAGTGACCGAAACCGCTGTATCCGGCATGCTCGGCACGCTCGACCAGACCTACATGGTGCGGCTACTCGACGCGCTCGCCGCCGCCGACGGTCCGCAGATTCTCGCCGTCGCCGACGAGATGGCGCTGCGCAGCCTGTCGTTCTCGGCCGCGCTGCAGGATCTCGCGAGCCTGCTGCACCGGATCGCGTGGGCGCAGTTCGCACCCGCGTCGGTGCTCGACGAATGGCCGGAAGCGGCCGATCTGCGCCGCTTCTCCGAGCTGCTGAGCCCGGAGCAGGTGCAGCTCTATTATCAGATCGCGACGCTCGGGCGCGGCGAGCTCGGCCTCGCGCCCGACGAATACGCGGGCTTCACGATGACGCTGCTGCGAATGCTGGCGTTCGAGCCGGCGACGACGGGCGGCGGCGCGACGGGCGGCGGGTTGCCCGCTCAGGCGGCCGGCGCCGCGCCGAAGTCGGGCGCGCGCGCGACTGCTGCCGTCGGCGCGGCGGCGCCCGCAGTTGCTGCGGCGGCGCAAACGCCAAGGGCGGCCGGCGCGCGTGCGGCAACGCGCGCCGAGACGCCGTCGCCCGCGCAAGCGGCGCCGGCGACGGCCGAGCGGGGCGGAGACGCGTCCGCGAACGCGCGCGTGCCGGCCGACGCACGCCCCGGCGAGCACGAGCGCGACGCGCGGCCGCATGCCGGCGCGCCGCGCGCCGACTTGAGCGCATCATCGGGCACGCAGTCGGACGCTGCGTCCGAATCCGCGCCGCGCGCGGCCGAGTCGTCCGAATCGACGCCCGCTGCCGTGTCCGCAGCGCCCGCCGTACCCGAGTCGGCCACGCCGGTCGCCGCGTCATCGACTGAGGCAGCGACCGAGGCCTCGACTGAGGAAGTCGCCGCGGCGCCCGCGCCCGTCGCGGCCGAATCCCGAGCGCCGGCACCCGCATCCGCTGCCGGCGCACCCGCGCCGCGCGCGACTGGCGCGGCCGCCGCGCTCGACGTGCTGCGCAATGCGGGCATGCGCGTGTCGTCCGATCGTGGCCGCGGCGCAGACGCCGCGCGCCCGGCCGCGCCGGCCACGGCGTCCGCCGCGAAGTCCGCGCCGCGCGTGCAGGTGCCCGTGCCGACGCCGCGCGCCCGCGCGTCGGCCGGCGATGCGCCGCCGGACGGCACCGCGCGCGCCGAAGCGAGATCCGGGTCTCGCAACGCGCCGCCGCCGTGGGAGGACATACCGCCCGACGATTACGTGCCGTTGTCGATGGACGACGGGTTCATCCCGCCCGACGACGGTTTCGTCCCGGTGTTCGACGGCGGCCCCGACGACGTCCGCGTCGCGCCGAAGCCGGCACCCGCGCCGCCCGTCGACGCGCGTCCGCTGCCGGAGCCGATTCCGCTCGACGCAATCGGCTACGACGGCGAATGGCCGACGCTCGCGGCGAGCCTGCCGCTCAAGGG contains:
- a CDS encoding DNA polymerase III subunit gamma/tau is translated as MTYQVLARKWRPKDFASLVGQEHVVRALTHALDGGRLHHAYLFTGTRGVGKTTLSRIFAKALNCETGVTSQPCGVCRACREIDEGRFVDYVEMDAASNRGVDEMAALLERAVYAPVDARFKVYMIDEVHMLTNHAFNAMLKTLEEPPPHVKFILATTDPQKIPVTVLSRCLQFNLKQMPAGHIVSHLERILGEERIAFEPQALRLLARAAQGSMRDALSLTDQAIAYSANEVTETAVSGMLGTLDQTYMVRLLDALAAADGPQILAVADEMALRSLSFSAALQDLASLLHRIAWAQFAPASVLDEWPEAADLRRFSELLSPEQVQLYYQIATLGRGELGLAPDEYAGFTMTLLRMLAFEPATTGGGATGGGLPAQAAGAAPKSGARATAAVGAAAPAVAAAAQTPRAAGARAATRAETPSPAQAAPATAERGGDASANARVPADARPGEHERDARPHAGAPRADLSASSGTQSDAASESAPRAAESSESTPAAVSAAPAVPESATPVAASSTEAATEASTEEVAAAPAPVAAESRAPAPASAAGAPAPRATGAAAALDVLRNAGMRVSSDRGRGADAARPAAPATASAAKSAPRVQVPVPTPRARASAGDAPPDGTARAEARSGSRNAPPPWEDIPPDDYVPLSMDDGFIPPDDGFVPVFDGGPDDVRVAPKPAPAPPVDARPLPEPIPLDAIGYDGEWPTLAASLPLKGVAYQLAFNSELTSAGGGALKLAVPVPQYADAAQVAKLKAALADALGKPVDVTVEVGPARRTAAAIAAAERAKRQREAEQEMSADPFVQQLLREFGASIVEGSIRPVGPETGAADGAAPTLH
- a CDS encoding MerR family transcriptional regulator; translated protein: MSDAPPTLLLTVRDAAERLGVTPRTLKYYEERGLVTPSRSEGRYRLYDAADLERFERILRLRAIGFSLHGITEMLKRPLEPAGDGRRRYSDASLRDIHADLSQQIATLDARIAAAQRELKEVRALKKELQHDIDYVERRLAGENPDELIAQRRAAARGGKTRKTREIRKTGGPGA
- the trxA gene encoding thioredoxin TrxA, whose amino-acid sequence is MSEQIKHISDASFEQDVVKSDKPVLLDFWAEWCGPCKMIAPILDEVAKDYGDRLQIAKINVDDHQATPAKFGVRGIPTLILFKNGAVAAQKVGALSKSQLTAFLDSHL
- the rho gene encoding transcription termination factor Rho encodes the protein MHLSELKSLHVSELIEMANGLEIENANRLRKQELMFAILKKRAKTGETIFGDGTLEVLPDGFGFLRSPEMSYLASTDDIYISPSQIRRFNLHTGDTIEGEVRTPKDGERYFALVKVDKVNGQPPEASKHKIMFENLTPLHPNKPLWLEREMRGEENVTGRIIDMIAPIGKGQRGLLVASPKSGKTVMLQHIAHAIKQNHPDVILFVLLIDERPEEVTEMQRSVAGEVIASTFDEPATRHVQVAEMVIEKAKRLVEMKHDVVILLDSITRLARAYNTVIPASGKVLTGGVDANALQRPKRFFGAARNIEEGGSLTIIGTALIETGSRMDDVIYEEFKGTGNMEVHLERRLAEKRVYPSINLNKSGTRREEMLIKPEILQKIWVLRKFIHDMDEVEAMEFLLDKIRQTKNNAEFFDLMRRGG